In the genome of Streptomyces sp. Q6, the window TCCGCGGCGGCGGCCCCGTCGCCGACCTGTCCGCCGAGGACTGGCGCACCCTGCTCGACGTCAACGTCACGGGCGTCCTGCACGCGCTCCAGGCCGAGGTCGCCCAGATGCGCACCCAGCCCGGCGGCGGCGCGATCGTGAACATCTCCTCGAACCTCGGACCGCACAAGTCCCGTGCGGGTATCGCCGGTTACGGCGCCTCGAAGGCCGCCGTCTCCGCCCTCACCCGGGGCGCCGCCCTGGACCACATCGCCGACGGCGTACGGATCAACGCGGTGAGTCCGGGCCCCTCGGACACGGCGATGTCGCTGCTGCCCGGCGAGAGCGCCGACGGGCGCGCGGCCCGGATGAAGGAGGCGTCGCCGCTCGGCCGCGTCTCGACGACCGACGAGATCGCCGCGGCCGTCCTGTACCTGGCCTCCTCCGACGCGGCGTCGGTGGTCGGCGCCGATCTGGTGATCGACGGCGGCG includes:
- a CDS encoding glucose 1-dehydrogenase codes for the protein MSPAPRTRFTGRTALVTGAGSGLGRAIALALAAEGASVVVAGRTAAPLAQTVALIEAAGGTALAHPTDVTRADEVRTLVRTAVERFGSLDVAVNSAGVFRGGGPVADLSAEDWRTLLDVNVTGVLHALQAEVAQMRTQPGGGAIVNISSNLGPHKSRAGIAGYGASKAAVSALTRGAALDHIADGVRINAVSPGPSDTAMSLLPGESADGRAARMKEASPLGRVSTTDEIAAAVLYLASSDAASVVGADLVIDGGAAA